The window TAATGCGATGCCTGTGATAAACGTAAAAGCGTGTCTTGGTAAGACTGAAGACTATAAAAAATAATATACTCCCTATGAGCATATTAAAGACATCTAGATAAAATATGGATACTCAGCCATTTCAGAAGAAAAACAGAGGGAGTATCTGCTTTCGTCATGGATTAAACGAATATTCCCCACGCGCAGCATGAGCGACGACACCCTAGACAGCCTGCTCACAAGCACCGTTGGCAGCCGCACCAACCTCCACAGCTACGACACCACAAAAAACCGGCTCAACAGCATCAGTAGCAATATCAGTAATTTTTACTACAGCTACGACTTCGACAGCCAAGGCAACATCAAACAACGAGGCAATCAGCTATACATCTTTGACCAAGGCAACCGCATGACCAGTGCCACGAGCAAAGCTGACTATGTTTATGATGCACTGGGTCACCGCCTCAGAGTCAATCACGTCGATGGCACCAGCCAACTACAAATTTACAGCCCAGCAGGACAATTACTCACGATACAACAAACCGGTGGCCCCAATAACGGTAAGCAGACGAACTACATTTATTTAAACCGTCACGTGATAGCAGAGGTAACGCAATGAGCTTCGTCACTTATATGAAAAAACAGACGCTTAAAACAACGGGCTTGTTGCTTAGTTTGAGTTCGAGACTGAGCATAAGCCTGATCCTGACTCTGAGCTTAGCCCTAGGAGGGATTAGCCAGGTTTTAGCCGAGACGACGAGTTCAGGCGCTGTGGGCAAAGGCATCATCCACACCAACGACGTCGGCGCAGAAACCGTCATCTATGTTCACACCGACGGATTAGGCAGTCCGGTAGCGAAGACGGATCAAAACGGGACTCGTCTTACCCAGACCAAATACGAAGCCTATGGCATGACGGTGGCGGGCAGTGACGTGCCGACGATCGGTTTCACGGGTCATGTGAATGACGCTGACACCGGTTTGACTTATATGCAGCAGCGCTACTATGATCCTGTGGCTGCTCGGTTTTTATCTGAGGACCCCGTTCTTACGGATGCGAATACTGGTAGCGGATTTAATCGCTATGTCTACGCAAATAATAACCCTTACAAATTTGTTGATCCTGATGGACGAAATCCTTGGGCTCTTCGCTTGGCCTATGCGGCTGGTTACGAAACAGCTACAGCACTAGGCGCACCGATTCTTGGTGGTTTAATTGCGACGGTAATTTGGGATGTTGTTCACAGTGATGTCTTTAAATCAGAGCCTAAGAAAAATGATGCATCTGATGCACCAAAGACAGGTGATAAAAGCGACACGAAGGCAGATGTCGGTATTTCGAGCTCTTTACCAAAGCCACCAACAGGGCCAGGTAGCGTACCTAATGATGAAAGAGACCCGAAGCGCTTTTTCACCCCAGGGGAACGTGAAGCGAAACGAGGAGAGCAAGGTAACAAATGCGGAAACGGTTGTGGGACAGACATCGATCAGTCAAACTCGACCGGCCATCACGAAATACGCCATGCCGATGGAGGACCCACAACACCAGAAAATCACGTAGAGGTTTGCAAAGTTTGTCATACCGAACTTCATAATGGAAAGTAAATATGAGCGAAATCGTACCTGTTTTGAAAGATGAGCATAACCAAAGTTCGATTCCAACTGCGTGGAGACGTGCCTTTGCTGACATCGTGGAAGGATTGAAAGAAGAGAATTTCGATCTTGTGCGAAAAGTGGAAGGAGTTCGCCAGATTTCCGCAGAAGATGCAGCCAGAATTGCTGGCAACATAAAGCGCTATGGCGCTCAATTGACCAGTTTGCCAGAAGATACGTGGCGGACGTCGGCATGTCAGTGGATGATCGGATATTGGGATGCATTGGTCGATCTGTACACTGTGGACGAAGGAGCTAGCGATTTGGCGTTGGTCGTGCGCGTTTATGAAGAAGGCTCTGCATATGCTTTCGAAATTCTTTCTGTGCATGTGCCATAACAAGCATAGCCGGGCTAACGCAGGTTGGCGAAAAACGAAGCGAAGCCCAACATCTCAGACTCGTAAAGCATCAGATCAATCGTGAGACGTGCGCAATAAAATAAAAGCCGGTGTTGGCAACAGCACCGGCTTTGTCTATTGTTGAACCCGATTCTGCCTATCGTTGAAACACATTTGAATACGCTTTGAAACACGTCTGTATACCATCTGTATACGTTCTGTAGTCGGTTGTAATAAATCTGAATGACGTGTACACCGGTTTGACGTATATGCAGCAGCGGTACTATGATCCTGCGGCGGGACGATTCTTGAGTGAAGATCCGGTGCTCACGGATGCTAATACCGGAACTGGATTTAATCGCTATGTCTATGCATCTAATAATCCGTATCGGTATATTGATCCTAACGGCCGAGCTGAATGTACGACAGATGGCAATGGTTGTAAACACTACGGAACTCCCCAAAAAACTGACCCAAATGACAGGAGTGGACACGCCAAAGCGAGTGCCAAGATTGGAGAGCAATTGTCAAAACAAGGCGCTAAAGAGGTGCATTACAATCGCCCGTTTTCAGCGATCACTGGAAATCCGGCTGCTGGCCTTCAAAGAGCTGACGTTGCAGCCGTCTGGTCAGACAATAGTGTAAGTACAGTTGAAGTTATATCTCCCATGCAGACACCAGCATCACAGATCGCAAAAGGAGAAGCAATGCAAGCTAAATTAAATAGTATTGGTCGTGCGGGTACTGCAAATACCGTCTCCATTGGTGAAGGCTTGTCCGGCGTTGCTATAAAAGGGGTGGGTAGTTTGAGCATATTGAGCCCAGTTGTTCGTGCATTTGAACTTCAAAAAATGGGGGGAGCTGGTTCACCCATCCCCGTAGGTATTGGTATAGGTTATATGGGGGGGTAATAACACGTGAACAAGCTGTTGATGCTTCACGAATTTTCACTCCCATGTGAGACCGCAAAAAAAGGGGAACTAATAACATGATGAATACGGTAAATTTAGAACTTGTTGAAGCGTTAACTGCCGATCAAATTCAGGGCGCTCTAAACAC of the Undibacterium sp. 5I1 genome contains:
- a CDS encoding RHS repeat-associated core domain-containing protein — encoded protein: MSFVTYMKKQTLKTTGLLLSLSSRLSISLILTLSLALGGISQVLAETTSSGAVGKGIIHTNDVGAETVIYVHTDGLGSPVAKTDQNGTRLTQTKYEAYGMTVAGSDVPTIGFTGHVNDADTGLTYMQQRYYDPVAARFLSEDPVLTDANTGSGFNRYVYANNNPYKFVDPDGRNPWALRLAYAAGYETATALGAPILGGLIATVIWDVVHSDVFKSEPKKNDASDAPKTGDKSDTKADVGISSSLPKPPTGPGSVPNDERDPKRFFTPGEREAKRGEQGNKCGNGCGTDIDQSNSTGHHEIRHADGGPTTPENHVEVCKVCHTELHNGK
- a CDS encoding RHS repeat-associated core domain-containing protein, giving the protein MYTGLTYMQQRYYDPAAGRFLSEDPVLTDANTGTGFNRYVYASNNPYRYIDPNGRAECTTDGNGCKHYGTPQKTDPNDRSGHAKASAKIGEQLSKQGAKEVHYNRPFSAITGNPAAGLQRADVAAVWSDNSVSTVEVISPMQTPASQIAKGEAMQAKLNSIGRAGTANTVSIGEGLSGVAIKGVGSLSILSPVVRAFELQKMGGAGSPIPVGIGIGYMGG